The nucleotide sequence aaaaagactattcaattaattaaaagacCCAATATGGTCATACATAAGATAACTAAAAGAAACATTGGATATGAACACCGACGAAGCCGCCGAGTAGCCGCGTCACAGCCAGGTCAGCAGAGAGTCGCCATCCAataacaacaatgaaaaaaatagaaaaacagcTTTTTCAACGGTTCAGATAGCAACTTCTGCAACGTGTGTTAGTTGGGTCCGGATCGATCGAGTCTGACTAAGATTCCCTCGAATCTGGTTCTTACGATTCATGACCATCGGATTTTTTAACGGCTTAGATTGCTTAGAAACCATAAGTACGACTCACGTCCCGCAGGGAATCACGTCACTCCTTGTTTTTCGCATCTCCTCCTCGTGATAACATTGAcggtcaatatttttttttctttcacgtTTTGTTGatcatatataaacaacaacatataGACACCTAttgttataaaagtttaaaattgttttgttggtCATATTATTCTAAAGTATATTCTTCGGATTTATAATTTCACCAAATTATGGCGAGAGTTTCCTAAAATATCCTTTAAAATACACTAGATGCATGTTTCAAACGTGGACCTTATGTAAGCAGGCTCTGAATGTTTATCCATAAGTTGATGTactaaattatgttaaattaaatgtactatttctcaaaatattaaatgtctTGATAAGTCATACAGTATATAGTAAGATGATAATAGTAAGATgataatttttggaaaaagagcCAATTTGGGGCTCAAACAATTCAACATGATTAAGGAAATTCATATAACACCGTCCCTAAAAAAAGTCTGTCCCAGCTCCATCCTTGTTGGGGCTCCACGAAAtcagttaaaaacaaaattaggacGGAAATcgactttttaatatttttattaagaaaaccaatagtaaatttttcttttagtttgatACAAATCTCcaattttgattagtttaataagaatagacaaaaaaaaaaacacaaacaacagtACTAAAGAtatgtgggaaaaaaaaaagtactaaagaaaaattttaaagttgatTTAATCATCTGATAATATAACATCTGAATTCATTTTATCAGAGTATATCAAACGTGAGGGATATTTAGAGGTTGTAATCAActtctattttgtttatatggtcaataaaagacatatatatatatatatattcttgttttATATCTAGGAAATTTAAACTGGAatattaatctcttttttttttggtgacaaaaatacattttccatctttttaaaagatacatatatacatgtttgactcaaaaaaaaaaggaagaaaaagatagattgtcaaaaaaattaaataaagccAAATAGATAAGTAGGGATAGAAGGGTCATTTTAAAAGGATATGTTTAGTGTCTGGGGTCTGACGTAGGATACGtcaaaaaatatccaaaaaaaaaaaaaaaaaatctcttcttctctcattcaAATTACGCTTTCCTCTGATTTCCCCTACAAATACTCAATTCCcttctcttcccaattccttcacaacaaaccacaaacaaaTCTCTTCccaagtttttgtttgtttttgtaatccCCCATACCATTTCCTCCGATCATCAGATacaagtttcagtttttttttttggaaaacctTGGATCTTTCCGATCactttggatttttgtttctgAGTTTTGTAAATCTCAtttaaaaagtgaaaagatGAATGCTTTAGCTGCAACGAACAGAAACTTCCGTCATGCATCAAGAATCCTGGGTTTGGATTCCAAGATCGAGAAGAGTCTTATGATCCCTTTTAGAGAGATCAAGGTttgacttttcttctttttccttttttcttggtttgggtTTTCAATGTTGTTGAGATTTTTGACTTTTGTGATTGATCGATTTCTCAGGTGGAGTGTACGATACCTAAAGACGATGGAACTCTCGTTTCTTACATCGGATTCAGGGTTCAACATGACAATGCTCGTGGTCCCATGAAAGGTGGAATCAGATACCATCCTGAGGTTTGTTAAAAAtctgacctttttttttcttgaaattgaAAAGCTTTTGCTGGGTTTGCTAAAAAAATCTGACCTTTATTTGGAATCTATGGATCTGGAATTTTTTAtaagggttttgttttgatttttttgaaaggTTGATCCGGATGAAGTGAACGCATTGGCTcagctcatgacttggaaaacTGCTGTTGCTGACATCCCATACGGTGGAGCTAAAGGTGGGATCGGTTGTAGTCCTCGTGACTTGAGTTTGAGTGAGCTTGAGAGACTCACTCGTGTCTTTACCCAGAAGATCCATGATCTCATCGGTATTCACACCGATGTCCCTGCTCCTGACATGGGCACTAACGCTCAAACCATGGCTTGGATTCTTGATGAGTACTCCAAGTTTCATGGTCATTCCCCTGCTGTTGTCACTGGAAAGCCCATTGTTAGTTCCTCAATTCATTTCACTTGGTTGGATCTGATGGTTGATAATTCcaatgttttgtgtttgattaccaaagttttgacctttttgttgttattgttgcatCACTTTTGCTGTAGGATCTTGGTGGTTCACTTGGTAGGGAAGCTGCCACAGGACGTGGTGTAGTCTTTGCCACCGAAGCTCTTCTTGCTGAGTACGGGAAATCTATTCAGGGCTTGACATTTGTTattcaggtaaaaaaaaactatcagcTAATCTCAAGCTTAATATTAGTTATTATATGATAAGGAAGAGAAGTTGAGAAGATTTGTATAATATGTATGTCAACAGGGTTTTGGGAATGTTGGAACATGGGCGGCTAAGCTGATCCACGAGAAAGGTGGTAAAGTGGTTGCAGTAAGCGACATTACTGGTGCAGTCAGAAACCCTGAAGGTATCGACATCAATGCTTTGCTGAAACACAAAGACGCTACTGGAAGTCTCGTTGATTTCACTGGTGGAGACGCTATGAGTTCAGAAGAACTGCTCATTCATGAGTGCGATGTTCTCATCCCTTGTGCTCTTGGTGGTGTCCTGAACAAGtcagtaccaaaaaaaaaacttcactcGTAACATCCACATTTAACCATAAAGATTCACTTTCTGAttcttaaatatttgtttaggGAAAATGCTGGAGATGTGAAGGCAAAGTTTATAGTAGAGGCAGCAAACCATCCAACCGATCCAGAGGCTGATGAGGTAATGCATCGATAACACAGAGACCCGTCCTTAAAGGCTAAAGCTTCTTGAAATATAATCCTAATCTGTTTGGTTTTGGCAGATTCTGTCGAAGAAAGGAGTGATTATACTTCCAGATATATACGCAAACGCAGGAGGAGTGACCGTGAGTTACTTTGAGTGGGTGCAGAACATTCAAGGTTTCATGTGGGAAGAGGAAAAAGTGAACTTGGAGCTGCAAAAGTACATGACTCGAGCGTTCCACAACATCAAGACAATGTGCCATACTCATTCCTGCAACCTGCGTATGGGAGCTTTCACTCTTGGAGTTAACCGAGTCGCTAGAGCCACCCAATTGCGTGGTTGGGAAGCTTAATTCATCTGAATCCCCCTTatactctgttttctctgttttttttttgtttcattgttaCTGAAATATCATTGAGATTCCGAAAtggaaaaggaaacaaaatggATTCGAATAAACTAACAGATTGGAATAAAagatattattggattttatGATCCTTAAGCCCCAATTCACTTCTCAAAGCAAAttgaaacaatcaaaatatattactaGAACCAGAAATTAATATGAAGTTCTCAAAAAAGTTTGTTACATATCCCTTAATAAGGTTTCATATGtaacatatacatattataaCTTGATCTATGATATTCGAATGTATCAAACAGCTGTGGTGACTTGACTATTACGATGGATAGATTGTGAATCTTCGTCGTATAAATGCATTCGAAGATTCTTATCAAAACTTGTAAGCAAGAAAGGTTCAAAAACCGGAGAGTACATCGTTCTCATAACCGTTTCCCTTTGTAGTGAAGAACAATAGTCGGTGTAAGTAGAACATGTCACATTCAATTGGAATCCAACTCCAAATAAGAAGTCCAGCTCTAAGAAGTTCATCTCCTCTGTGGTGATTCCTCCaatttttgcataatatgcattATTGTAACACCTACATTAGAGATAATATGTTAGAGATAAAATGTTAGGAAAAAAGGGAACTATAAGAGTATAAGACTATACGCAGATAGTATACACGCAACTCAACTTAAGGGTGTAAAAAATGTTAGTCGGTAGACGATAGACGGGATAACAAGTAACACAACTAGGCcaagattttaagttttatatattagtttactaATAGTAgtttttagaattaaaatatcaagaaagaaaagcttGCATGCATCAAtccattaaatttaattttgtttttgtataaaaatactaatcttagcgttaagaaaaaaaagaaagataaaaaagagatgAGAACTTACAAGTCATCCATGAACTTGGCAGAGACCAAGACGCTGGAGATAATGAGCCTATGGACATTATAGGAATCAATGGGCAAAAAAGGCTGCTTTTGTATGAACcgatccaaatatatatacgcGACTACGTAGCACGAGTCGCTACAATTTGCGTACTTAAAGATCCTTTCCATATAGCTTCTGATCGATATCGGAGGTTTGGTCAGTGCAGAGAAAGCTGAGAACCTCTGGTGTTCCCCGAACGGACGGCTCAGATCGTCGTTCATCTCAGACACCCTTTGTAGGAGAGATGCCATAGCCGTTATGACATTTGGCATAATGATCTCAGCCATCGGTTCTTGATCGTGATACATCTTCTGAATCTGATCAGCCATTGGAGAGAGGTGTGTGTATGTAGTTTATTACATGGATTggacttgttttgttgtttgtctcCTCTCTTGCCTGTCGGTTTGGCtgtttatatagaagaaataatatattgaatatTGTATGTTAACATTAGTCATGCCAATGATGATCATTGGGTTCTCACTACAAATTCTTTAaaagttatgattttattttcttatcaaCAACATGTAATATTCAAAAgttaacttattttgattaatgGTTTCATTGCAATATATTCTTAGCCCCAACCACTATATTTGGACCCATTTGGCTGGCATATTGGAAacataatgttttaatttaattagattaataaAGTCACTAGGTAAGTGTCATTCAATTTATTCTAGCTTTAATTTATAGAGAGGAAGGATATATATAAGATTGAAATATACTATAAGatttgaagaaaagaagaaaactagtTGGGAATTGATATAACAATActcgaatttttttttcgtgtttGTCAATTATCCAATGTTCTACGCTGAAGAAAGTTACCTAATATTAAGTTGATAAATATGATTAGAGAGACCCAACAATATCGATAAAATGATGCTACTATATTTAGCGCCACTAAGACAACGCCGCGTGGAGAAGTGACGAGCCAGGAGAACCAAAGGTGCCAAACACGTTGAAGAGATAATGAGAAACATGTTGTGAGAATATTCAAAAGATCTGTGTATATTTAAGTTCACTGAATGTTTCTTATGTCTTTTTTCACTTCCTTCTCGTTATTTATTAATTGGAGTATTTTCAAAGATTATATCAgtgttatatattatgaatgtGAAATTAATTGATCTTTATACCCTCCTGTATCAATGATGACAACGACGTCGACAACAAAATCGATACCAAAATCAGTATGAGAAGCTTGGAATCTCCCAACTTTGATCCTCCCATGTCTTTACTTAGCTTTTCAATATAATTCATGAATAATAAAAAGATCAATCTCATTGCATAAATCTTATCAGCAAAAAGTTATTTGTGAATGTTAGCCCATCTAAGGCCTTCAATAATGTGTCACATTTGTGTACCTGAAATCATTACCAACAACATTGAAAAAAGTGACTGCATTAATCTGAGGCGAGGTGACACAACAACatctaatttataattactgGAATACATTTACCGCATACAACATCTAGACAAAAAGATCACCATCATAATCATTCTagatacacacacatatacacacacatatacacttgcagattaattttttatcttcaaactaacataaaaattaacaaacatgGTGCGTATTTGAATATCAAACTATAGATTATGCTTTTATAAACTTTTGCAGCTAATAAACCAAACTTCCATTTGAGGCCAAAACTCTGGTATCAACTCTTGCATCCATGGATCTCAGTATTTCCTGACCCATTCTCTTGCAACCTACCAATATCTGTTCCAAAAAACCAACTTGGTTATTAAAATCAATAACCTAaaacgtaattttttttttttactttagttgTATTAATTGCTGACTTACAGTTCCATGAGTGTGAATATCACGTGTTCTGAATCCACGATCAAGAACATCGAAAACAGCATCTTCTATCCTCTTTGcagcatcttcttctttcaatccGTATCTTAAAAGCATGACAGCTGATAGAACACTTGCCAATGGATTCACCGTGTCCTGCAAAAATTACCTCATATTCAAAAAAACTCATCAATTTCGACGTAAGCGACAAAAATGGTATGTCTGGTGATGCAACAACCTTCCCATAGTGTTTAGGTGCAGAGCCATGTACAGGTTCAAAGATTCCAAGACCCTGTATCCATAATTAtatgagaaaaatcaaaaactctcTTCTCAAACAcatgcacacacacaaaagGGACTTAGGTATTGTTTTGAATCGTGGTACTCACTGAATCACCAAAAGAAGCATATGGAAGCAATCCTACACTTCCGGGGATCACAGCCGCAAGATCAGAGAGAATATCACCAAACATAATCCCAGTCAAGATGACATCAAACTGAAACATCACAGAGTTTTGTGAGAACTCATTCACTAGAGTCAAAGAGACATCAAGGACTGGCTTTATAAGAAGACGATTACCTCTTTTGGATGACGAATAAGATCCATTGCAGCGGTGTCAATGAGTAGATGGGTCACTTCAACCTCAGGATACTCTGAGGACATTTTCATTACTCTTTCCCTCCACAGTATCGACCCCtatatattttcaagaacaaacatTGAATCCTTGATCTTAACACACAAATCTCAATTCAAGATTACAATTGAAACTCAACCTCCAAGACGGAAGCCTTGTCAACAGAGCAAAGTTTACCACGGCGTTGTTTAGCAATCTCAAATGCCACACGAGCAATGCGATCAACCTAAGCAGAATCAGAAACAATCAAATACTTTGTTTTCCCCCACAAGAAACTCAGAAAAtctcataaacacaaaaaaaaaaaaaacatgatcgATACCTCAGTTGAAGAGTAGGACTCGGTGCAAAACCCAACTTCATCACCTTGATCATTCTTGGTAAAACCACGAGGATGTGCGTTGTAAATACCGCCAGTAAGCTCCCGGATGATCATTAGATCGACCCCTTGTACTGTTTCTTGTCTCAGACATGTGGAACCAATCAACTGAAACATATCAAAAGGAGTGTGTCAAAATACACGACACGAATGAACAAATATCAAAACGCaatatttgtagttttgtacTAAGATATAACCTGAGGGAACACTCTAACAGGTCTTTAAGTTGGAAAACACGTCAAGACCCGCACGAAGCTGCGATAACCCAGTTATATAGGTTTCAAATGTTTCGGATGATCATCCCATTTCGGcctttgaaaaaacaaaactttcatataaaaaaaaaaatataacaataaaaattgcaactttaactacagaaaaaaaaatgtgtaaacattAATGTATACCATCCAGCAGCTCCGAGAAGAATAGCATCTGATTGCTTTGCCCTTCTTAACGTTTCTTCTGGTAATGGAACTTCCACGTCAGAAGGGCAAAGCATAAATTTATATCACCaatctaaatattaatatcaCCAATCTAAATATTTGATCTGaaattcattaataaaaaaaaatgtatttttgatttttagtacTAAGGATTTGATCATAATGTTCATCAAAATGTGATTAAACAAACAATGATTAAAGTATGATATTGCTGCATAAAAACCGTTGCTATTAAATAACCAACCATATGTAATTGTAAAAACGGAAGAAGCTGGTTCAAGATTTCTATTCCCGCCGCTTGTAAAGATggaatttttttgagaaaacaaaaaaaatagaatatttgattccgttgtttattctttttaattagaggattccaaaaagaaaactaaaattaaaacaagagtatattagttttttataaaacaactCTATAATATGTAtgcataaattttaaaaatctatattcatGGAACAGAATAGTAAAATGCACCTGAAGTGAGGGAAAAGAGTCCAGAATCTCTCAAATTGGTGAGTGAGTCAGAGTCAATACTCTGAAATGTGGTTTATgagagaagaaaagcaaagagacTTTTATTATGTGATTTTCTTGCACCACTTTTCAAGCTGCCGAGGAACTATTGTGAGTTATATGAGTTGTGAGAAAGAAAGCtctatttattacttttttatttttcctcaaAATTTAATACTTCTAGTCTTTATTTTTAGGGATTTTTATGGTTCATTTtctgaaatgattttgtttccttcttgTTTTCGTCATACAAGATGACTTGATTATTTcgcaaattatatatattaaccgcattattattgttttttcctGATAACTACTTtgttcatgaaaaaaaaaatgttatatatatatatatataccaaatcaTTCTATATAGACTATAGAGTGTCGATTGTGATAGCCTAGATATTACTCATTTTGGGTTGATTTGTGATAGACTTTTTTCAAGCCAAAGTATAAACTCCTTGTTAATTCATCATATACATAaccagatgaaaaaaaaaaaatcacgtgGATGCTGTACGTTAAATtataaaaaccattaaaaaccaaaaaccatttaaaaaaaaaactacaaacatTCATGgccaaaataagataaaagatcACGTGGATGCTGTACGTTAAATTATAAACTTAGATGATTGGATCAGACAGTTGGTACTACTTGGTAGTATCAGCATGTGCCAAGCAACATCTTCATGTATAACTGAATTCTGAATAGAGAGACATAATATGAACCTCATTCTGAATCCACGTGTTTGACAATAACTTTGAGTACGACTCATTTTAAAGTTAAATTGGTTTGATTCTATAATTGATGTATGATTATTTCGTTAATATCCTTTTAAAAATAAGTACTTTTATCttctgtatatataatatgacatCGATGGTTTTGAATGGACAACACGAAACAACCGCATTTAACATTTAATTCAACTTTTACGGCAGATAGTATATGATATAGCGGTTATGCTAATTTTATTGTTATGTCATTTTCCGATTTCAACTCCATGTCTCCATCGTAATACatcatgttacaaaatatttttacatctattttattcaataaCGAAAAGTAAGTTGTGTGCTTGACCACTAGAATTGAGTTTACATTATCGGTTCGTTCGTGAGGCTAAAAATACGGACTCATTACGAATTGTCCCGCATGATAttacaaaaaaggaaagaaatcgGCCCAAATTGAATATTGGAACAAGTGAGTACTGTACCAAAACATTCGAGTGTCGGGCCTATCGAATCGGAATCGAGTAATcaggtaaaaaataaaaataaatgttttatgACTAAAAAATTGGCTGCTAGTTGGAGGAGTTATTCATTAATAAATTTAAGGAAGATTTATTCAGATGTAATATTACCCGAACcatacaatttttatattttgagtaTATTTTCTATATCCAGTATGTTCTCGTTGTacattatagaaaaaaacataattacaagAAATGTTATTGCCATCTCAAAAAAATCGCATCGCTACGTCAGAAATCATTGAtatgtattaaataattttctatatcCAGTGTGCTTTCGTTGcatattatagaaaaaaacgtaattaaaaagaatgtcattgccacgtcagaaaAATCGCGTGGCCACGTCAAAAATTGCTGACATGTATTAAATAACTTAGCCGTAAAGCGTTATAACAGTAATAACGACTAAGTTATGGTTTGTTGCGGGCCTTGCGGCCAATTTAAGAAAAATGGATAAGTTATAAGCAGACGGTTGACTTACGAGcataattttctataaatctAATTGTTGGTTTTTTTATCGATAACTTTCATTGTTGAATTTGAGTAGCTAAGACAAGTCTTACATAGGTAATATGATCACACATCTTTTTATTACGAGCTGAGAATTACAAATtaatacacacacaaacaaacaggTAAAGGTCTTATGATAATCCTCTGTTTTGGGAGAAGAGGAACAAAGGCTTTCTTTTCTGTTGGAACTAATTAGCCGTAGCATCGGATAGGGTCCTTGCAGCTCTTTGCAGGGGATTGCGCGTTACCATGCATCCCACCTTTGGCGAGGTATTGCTGATGGTATTCTTCAGCCTTGTACAACTTCTTTGCTGGTAAGATCTCAGTCACAATCTTATTCTCAAGTTTTGTCTGCTGTTTCTCTAGAGACTCACGTGCTATTTTCTCTTGCTCGGGTGTGTAGTAATATATACCTGATCGGTATTGTGCTCCCACAAGTTCTCCCTGCAACCAGTTTTCAAAGATCGGTTAGGAATTGAACTTTTTCATAAGAATGATATGGCCACTATATCACATTCACTATGAAAGCTAAAACTGAAGACACAATCAAATCGAAGTTCAGGACAAGAATACAAACTCTCTAAACTAAACCAATCCGGATTATGCAAATATTTGACAAGAAGATTCCACCAAAAAAGTCAAACAAAAGTTAATATTCTTGAAACATGAAACTATATACTGGAGAAGACATTGAATCAATCGGAGCaagaatcaaaaacatgaaCATGACCAAAAAGTTTGACTTAATTTCCAAAATCATtaaaccagaaagaaaaaaaaaggtacctGACGATTCAAGGTGGTTGGATCATGTCTAGACCAGAACAAATCAAGAAGCGTCTCATACGTGCACTCCTTAGGATCATACTGAACCCTAACAACCTCTACATGGTTCGTAGCGTTCGTACAGACAATCTCGTACGTAGGATTTTCTGAGATCCCCTGAGTATAACCAACCTCAGTCACGTTCACTCCATGGATCCTCTGTAAAGCAAGCTCAAAACTCCAGAAACAACCTGCGGCGAACTCAGCAAACTCGTTTCCCGGCGCCGGAACATCGTTGTCGGGCTCCTCAGCTATCGGAGAAGGAACAATCACAGGTATCTCTGTTAAATGATGCTTCATAACAAATTCTTTGAGAGCAACTTCTTCAGGTGTATCAACAACTTGAGGCTCCTGAGCTTTTAGAGAAGATTCCATAGCTAACtcagatgtgttttttttggtgatgagtttttttaattgttaaaagtGTATTGTTGTTTGATGATGAAGCCTCTTGACGATCGATTTATATAGAAATAAGCAAAGTCATGGTCAGAGATTAACAGCTACGTCAACacttaataagattttttaaatttagtagTGTTTTGACACACAAGCAAAATACATTggaatgtaaaatttaatatgGTCAATTGTTAATATATCACGCGTCATTGTTTACTTGTACTTAAAAATGtctattaaacaaataaagtccAACAACcatgattataaattttgatttatgcATTGATCCAAACttgtaaaacatgttattttttgTCGCAACTTGGAAAATATGTTATTGTATAGCaaattgtgatttgtgaacCGTTGACATTGAGTTTTCGCTCGCTATTAATATTCTAGAcctttcttctatgttttttttttttcatctttctcttttcttatcgTCTGTTATAGTTACATGGATGACTTAAGTAGCATTATGCTAGTAATAGTATGCAACTAGGTTGGTGAGCACATTtgtattatgcaataaaatttagaaagaCATTGGTAATGGACTAGCACTAAAATGAGAGAGGTGGCCCTGCTACACTTTTTTATTCGTTGGCTTCAATTACCATGTCGATGACTTTTTGGGAGAATAATTGAGTTTaggagattagatctagggtccTTAATTAACGGATCACGATGATTGTGTGGTTTTATGTCCATTGAGTGTAACATCGGTATTACAAACATTGCAAATGAACTTCCAAAGAAGTAGTTCCATTGCGTGTAATCAACTTCGTCGGTTTTATACAATCTTGACACAAGTTCCTAAATGCTAAATCCTCTGTTTTAGGAGCGAAGCAGAGCACAAAAAGAGCATAAATAGGAGCTTTGCTCATCATAATAATACTGCAACACAAGGTTAAAACCATTAGACCTGTTCCTACGCTGAATTGACCCGCTTACGCCTATCATTAATCTTAGTCCGGATGAAAAGACTAAAGTAAAGGCAATCAAGTTGTTTGTATATCACTTTGGTTTAAATGTTTCCCACCGGCTTAAGGATTTGGTTTCACTACTTTGCCTAGAACTCAAACGAGACAACTTGACTATATAATAAGCTAACAAAACAAGCAGTAATTTTGCACATGAGTATCGTTCTCTGTCCATAGAGGTAAGACAATGCTAAGCCAGACTCACATCCAACAAGAAAGATAGTGCTTATCATAAACAGTACAAGAAAGAAACGCTTTGCAATCCATATATATACGACGAAtgcttatatataaaaactctcAGGTGAGAATCCTCTGTTTTGAGAGCAGAGGAACAAAGACTTCTTGATTAGCCGAAGCAGCGGATAGGGTCCTTGCAGCTCTTTGCAGGGGATTGCGCGTTGCCAGACCCCCCGCCTTTGACGAGGTACTGTTGATGGTATTCTTCAGCTTTGTAGAATTTCTTAGCCGGTAAGATCTCAGTCACAATCTTGTCCTCCAATTTAGTCTGCTGTTTCTCTAGAGAGTCACGTGCTTGCTTCTCTTGCTCAGGTGTGTAGAAGTATATACCTGATCGGTATTGTGCTCCCAGAAGATTTCCCTGCAACATTCAAAACATCAGTAAAGAAATTGAAGAGTTGTCTTAAAGACATGGCTGCAAATTAccatagaacaaaaaaaagtaaagaaaaatgaTGGCTAATATCACATTCACTATCAAGcattaccatatatatacatgtctTTACACCAAGCAAAACAATCAAGAATGAGACATGCAAGTGACAAGAAAGAGCTGAACAACTTAAGACATGCAAGTTTTGGCTGGAGAAGCAAAATCGATACCTGACGATTCAAGGTGGTGGGATCATGCCTAGACCAGAACAAATCAAGAAGCGTCTCATAAGTGCATTCCTTGGGATCATACTGAACTCTAACAACCTCTGCATGGTTCGTGGTGTTCGTACAGACATCCTTGTAACAAGGGTTGTGTGAGATCCCCTGAGTGTAACCA is from Camelina sativa cultivar DH55 chromosome 20, Cs, whole genome shotgun sequence and encodes:
- the LOC104768953 gene encoding glutamate dehydrogenase 2 — encoded protein: MNALAATNRNFRHASRILGLDSKIEKSLMIPFREIKVECTIPKDDGTLVSYIGFRVQHDNARGPMKGGIRYHPEVDPDEVNALAQLMTWKTAVADIPYGGAKGGIGCSPRDLSLSELERLTRVFTQKIHDLIGIHTDVPAPDMGTNAQTMAWILDEYSKFHGHSPAVVTGKPIDLGGSLGREAATGRGVVFATEALLAEYGKSIQGLTFVIQGFGNVGTWAAKLIHEKGGKVVAVSDITGAVRNPEGIDINALLKHKDATGSLVDFTGGDAMSSEELLIHECDVLIPCALGGVLNKENAGDVKAKFIVEAANHPTDPEADEILSKKGVIILPDIYANAGGVTVSYFEWVQNIQGFMWEEEKVNLELQKYMTRAFHNIKTMCHTHSCNLRMGAFTLGVNRVARATQLRGWEA
- the LOC104768952 gene encoding cyclin-U4-2-like; this encodes MADQIQKMYHDQEPMAEIIMPNVITAMASLLQRVSEMNDDLSRPFGEHQRFSAFSALTKPPISIRSYMERIFKYANCSDSCYVVAYIYLDRFIQKQPFLPIDSYNVHRLIISSVLVSAKFMDDLCYNNAYYAKIGGITTEEMNFLELDFLFGVGFQLNVTCSTYTDYCSSLQRETVMRTMYSPVFEPFLLTSFDKNLRMHLYDEDSQSIHRNSQVTTAV
- the LOC104768954 gene encoding peptide methionine sulfoxide reductase A2-like, whose protein sequence is MESSLKAQEPQVVDTPEEVALKEFVMKHHLTEIPVIVPSPIAEEPDNDVPAPGNEFAEFAAGCFWSFELALQRIHGVNVTEVGYTQGISENPTYEIVCTNATNHVEVVRVQYDPKECTYETLLDLFWSRHDPTTLNRQGELVGAQYRSGIYYYTPEQEKIARESLEKQQTKLENKIVTEILPAKKLYKAEEYHQQYLAKGGMHGNAQSPAKSCKDPIRCYG
- the LOC104768955 gene encoding peptide methionine sulfoxide reductase A2-like codes for the protein MDSSLKVQETQLVDVVDTPEVAPSLKPQEPQLVAEPAIVPSPIAEEPDNDVPAPGNEFAEFAAGCFWGVELAFQRVPGVNMTEVGYTQGISHNPCYKDVCTNTTNHAEVVRVQYDPKECTYETLLDLFWSRHDPTTLNRQGNLLGAQYRSGIYFYTPEQEKQARDSLEKQQTKLEDKIVTEILPAKKFYKAEEYHQQYLVKGGGSGNAQSPAKSCKDPIRCFG